Proteins encoded together in one Tepidibacillus fermentans window:
- a CDS encoding ABC transporter ATP-binding protein, which yields MTTFKLELQHVYKEYPLQNGSFKTLEDISMQIEKGEFVSIIGPSGSGKSTLFNLISGLDSPTKGDILLDGQSIKNKKGFVSYMPQKDHLLPWRTVLDNVILGMEIKGIPKETARKKALEHLDVFGLASFANEYPSALSGGMRQRAALLRTILLDNNVLLLDEPFGALDEITRMKMQHWLLEIWEKYHHTILFVTHSIDEAVYLSDRVYVFSHRPARVKEIVEIDLPRPRDPSIITGENFSRLKERLLTLLAKE from the coding sequence ATGACTACCTTTAAATTGGAACTACAACATGTATATAAAGAATATCCATTACAAAATGGAAGTTTTAAAACATTAGAAGATATTTCGATGCAAATTGAAAAAGGTGAATTTGTCTCAATTATTGGCCCTAGTGGGAGTGGAAAAAGCACTTTGTTCAATCTAATCAGTGGTTTAGACTCTCCCACAAAGGGAGATATTTTACTTGATGGTCAATCGATTAAGAATAAAAAAGGCTTTGTCAGTTATATGCCGCAAAAGGACCATCTACTACCATGGAGAACAGTATTGGATAATGTAATTTTGGGAATGGAGATTAAAGGAATTCCCAAAGAAACGGCAAGAAAAAAAGCCTTAGAACATCTTGATGTTTTTGGGCTAGCTTCATTTGCCAACGAGTATCCTTCTGCATTATCTGGCGGAATGAGGCAAAGAGCGGCTCTTCTTCGTACAATCTTGTTAGATAACAATGTATTATTATTAGATGAACCGTTTGGTGCCTTAGATGAAATTACAAGAATGAAAATGCAACATTGGCTATTAGAAATTTGGGAGAAATATCACCACACCATACTTTTTGTGACTCATAGTATTGATGAAGCGGTTTATCTTTCTGACCGCGTCTATGTTTTTTCTCACCGTCCAGCCCGAGTGAAGGAAATCGTCGAGATTGATTTACCTCGACCAAGAGATCCTAGCATTATTACAGGAGAGAATTTCTCCCGATTAAAAGAAAGACTTTTAACTTTACTTGCAAAAGAATAA